In the genome of Desulfofarcimen acetoxidans DSM 771, one region contains:
- a CDS encoding VWA domain-containing protein produces MNNQKYTQILSEISSKDNKSLEYMVARFAHILRHLDVRVSASETIDALRALSIINIMDRDQVRAALRGTLVKGEMEHRIFDLAFNNFFLPPEEKASLRLEEKLAEQDRLASLQEAEEDFLASMQDGEFPWSEELLKNIRLTREQKETYAHLPEKEKQRLKEILTSFQGNNINNPDTLIAQVAESSLNFWRYHMLKNNEDFDEPEPLAPDRLTGEEEMDEVIERVSAEFFRDAGDNIMYQDMKNISDENLPRVMSLIKKMTKKLVTRVSRRTRFSKMKKTIDIRRSIRQNISYGGIPLELRYRAKRIQKPRLLLICDVSASMARYARFVIQFIYGLSNAVKDIESFIFSEDLERITPMFKRKKGFADTMTEIINQSGIWGQATDFNRSLETFGQRYQNLLTSETYLIIMSDTKTLAVEQAAFRLKQMKKNLRGVIWLNTLPRNEWIQYKSVFIFQQQSRMFECNTLAHLDKVMRSQIFSV; encoded by the coding sequence ATGAACAATCAAAAGTATACTCAAATTCTTTCAGAAATAAGCAGCAAGGATAATAAATCTTTGGAGTATATGGTAGCCAGGTTTGCACATATCCTGAGACATTTGGATGTCCGGGTGAGCGCCTCAGAAACCATAGATGCTTTAAGGGCTTTATCCATAATTAACATCATGGACAGAGATCAAGTTAGAGCAGCTTTAAGAGGCACTCTGGTCAAAGGGGAAATGGAACATAGAATTTTTGACCTGGCTTTTAATAATTTCTTTCTCCCGCCTGAAGAAAAAGCCAGCCTGCGCCTGGAAGAGAAGTTGGCCGAGCAGGATCGTCTGGCCAGCCTGCAGGAAGCAGAGGAGGACTTTTTGGCCAGTATGCAGGACGGAGAGTTTCCCTGGAGTGAGGAATTATTGAAGAATATCAGGCTGACCAGGGAGCAGAAAGAAACTTATGCTCACCTGCCGGAAAAAGAAAAGCAAAGATTAAAAGAAATCCTGACCAGTTTCCAGGGCAATAATATCAACAATCCTGATACTTTGATAGCTCAGGTGGCCGAATCTTCCTTAAATTTCTGGCGTTATCATATGCTGAAGAATAATGAGGATTTCGATGAGCCGGAGCCTCTTGCTCCAGACAGGTTAACCGGCGAGGAAGAGATGGATGAGGTAATCGAAAGAGTAAGCGCCGAGTTTTTCCGTGACGCGGGCGATAATATAATGTATCAGGATATGAAGAATATTTCGGATGAAAACTTGCCCCGTGTCATGTCCCTGATCAAAAAGATGACCAAGAAGCTGGTAACAAGAGTTTCCCGCCGTACCAGGTTCAGTAAAATGAAAAAAACCATAGACATCCGGCGCAGCATTCGCCAGAATATAAGTTACGGGGGCATTCCTCTGGAACTGCGCTACCGGGCCAAAAGGATTCAAAAGCCGCGCCTGTTATTGATTTGTGACGTATCTGCCTCCATGGCCCGCTACGCCAGGTTTGTGATCCAGTTTATATACGGTCTTTCCAACGCGGTGAAAGATATTGAAAGTTTTATTTTTTCTGAGGATCTGGAACGCATAACCCCCATGTTTAAAAGAAAAAAAGGTTTTGCTGATACCATGACTGAAATCATCAACCAGAGCGGCATATGGGGTCAGGCAACCGATTTTAACCGGTCATTAGAGACTTTTGGGCAGAGATATCAAAATTTATTAACAAGTGAAACATATTTGATAATTATGAGCGATACAAAAACTCTGGCGGTTGAACAGGCTGCTTTTCGCCTGAAGCAGATGAAAAAGAACCTCAGGGGTGTAATATGGCTGAATACTTTGCCCAGAAATGAATGGATACAATATAAATCAGTCTTTATTTTTCAACAGCAGTCCCGTATGTTTGAGTGCAATACGCTGGCTCACCTGGATAAAGTTATGCGCAGTCAAATTTTCTCTGTTTGA
- a CDS encoding sigma-54 interaction domain-containing protein, producing the protein MTAGKAAAIAKGSSREAVQAHDFHAHELIVKEVPVLNAIYNVVIAVDYSGKIIVYNHGCERLFKVPAEKAMGRFVSEVVPMTGLLKVLKTGNSHIGRKFVQGNSLYIVNRTPILHDNKVVGAVGVAQDITELQQIANELNSVNEMKSTLETIIDTGHDGYLVVNKEGYVITLNKAYAELIDINPEDAIGRHIKEVIPETELHLVSQTGKTQIGEVLRVKGREAVVMRYPINKDGRIIGAVSKVMFRDVNQFITSAKTVYSSQRRIKGEPEQWASARYTVDNLIGKSHPMLRLKETVRRVALGPSTVLIRGESGTGKELLAHSLHVGSNRCLGPFVKVNCAAVPENLLESELFGYVEGAFTGAKKGGQIGKFEQANGGTIFLDEIGDMPLLMQAKLLRVLQEKEIERLGDNRARHVEVRVVAATNRPLEQMIADNTFREDLYYRLNVVTLQIPSLRERIDDLKDLVEYFLAKYNHAFGLNITGLSADALELFENYNWPGNVRELENVVERAFNLVDGHIIDVMHLPPYLQKFGKSKRHSINKSLPSLLEQVEKEAIADALSVTNGNKMQAAKILGISRAWLYKKIAQYGIKA; encoded by the coding sequence GTGACAGCAGGGAAAGCAGCCGCAATTGCAAAGGGATCTTCCAGGGAAGCCGTACAGGCACATGATTTTCATGCGCACGAACTGATAGTAAAAGAAGTGCCGGTTCTCAATGCCATTTACAATGTTGTAATTGCTGTTGATTATTCCGGCAAAATTATTGTTTATAACCACGGTTGTGAACGGCTGTTTAAGGTTCCGGCGGAAAAAGCGATGGGACGCTTTGTATCGGAGGTAGTCCCCATGACCGGTTTGTTAAAGGTTTTAAAAACCGGTAATTCGCATATAGGTCGTAAATTTGTACAGGGAAATTCTCTTTATATTGTTAACAGGACTCCGATTTTACATGACAACAAGGTTGTCGGAGCAGTAGGTGTGGCACAGGACATTACGGAATTGCAGCAGATAGCCAACGAGCTGAATTCTGTCAATGAGATGAAATCAACTTTAGAAACCATAATAGATACAGGACATGACGGTTACCTGGTAGTCAATAAGGAAGGGTATGTCATAACGCTGAACAAAGCATATGCTGAGTTGATCGATATTAACCCTGAAGATGCTATCGGAAGGCATATAAAAGAAGTAATTCCTGAGACAGAATTGCATCTTGTATCTCAAACAGGTAAAACGCAAATCGGCGAGGTTTTGAGAGTTAAAGGACGGGAAGCAGTGGTTATGCGCTACCCGATAAATAAAGACGGGCGGATTATCGGTGCCGTCAGCAAGGTAATGTTCAGGGATGTCAATCAGTTCATTACCTCGGCTAAAACAGTCTATTCTTCACAAAGGCGTATTAAAGGTGAGCCTGAACAGTGGGCCAGTGCCCGCTATACAGTTGACAATCTAATAGGTAAAAGTCATCCCATGCTGCGGCTGAAAGAAACAGTCAGGCGGGTGGCTTTAGGTCCCTCCACTGTATTGATTCGCGGTGAGAGCGGTACAGGTAAAGAGCTTTTGGCTCATTCCCTGCATGTTGGATCTAATCGCTGCCTGGGCCCGTTTGTTAAGGTTAATTGCGCCGCTGTACCGGAAAACCTGTTGGAGTCGGAATTATTCGGCTATGTGGAAGGGGCTTTCACCGGAGCTAAAAAAGGCGGGCAAATAGGCAAATTTGAGCAGGCTAACGGGGGCACTATTTTCCTTGATGAGATAGGGGATATGCCGCTTTTAATGCAGGCCAAGCTATTAAGAGTGCTTCAGGAGAAGGAAATAGAGAGATTGGGCGATAACCGTGCCCGTCATGTTGAGGTACGGGTTGTTGCCGCTACCAACCGGCCGTTGGAGCAAATGATTGCAGACAATACTTTCCGGGAAGATTTGTATTATCGCCTTAATGTAGTCACACTGCAAATACCCTCCTTGCGTGAAAGGATAGATGATTTAAAAGACTTGGTTGAATATTTTCTGGCTAAATATAATCATGCCTTTGGTCTCAATATAACAGGTCTTTCCGCTGATGCCCTTGAGCTTTTTGAAAATTACAATTGGCCGGGCAATGTGCGGGAGTTGGAAAATGTGGTGGAAAGAGCTTTTAATCTGGTTGACGGGCATATCATTGATGTGATGCACCTGCCGCCTTATTTGCAAAAATTCGGTAAGAGCAAACGGCACTCAATTAATAAGTCGCTTCCCTCGCTGCTCGAACAGGTGGAGAAAGAAGCCATTGCCGACGCCCTTTCAGTCACTAACGGCAATAAGATGCAGGCTGCTAAGATTCTGGGCATATCGCGGGCCTGGTTGTACAAGAAAATTGCCCAGTACGGAATAAAAGCATAA
- a CDS encoding DNA polymerase III subunit alpha, which yields MPSFVHLHVHTEYSLLDGAARIKEVVKKAKSLGMSALAITDHGVMFGVVDFFKACKKEGIKPILGCEVYVAPRSRHDRTPRVDDNLYHLVLLAKNETGYRNLLNLVSISFTEGFYYKPRVDKEVLAMYSEGLIALSGCIAGEVAEYILKDLPEQARAAAAEYLKIFGEDNYYLEIQDHSFPEQKKANRELVKISEELNIPLVATNDVHYVAKENAEMQDVLLCIQTGKTVDDPKRMKFQSQEFYLKSPEEMAELFPELPQALQNTVSIADKCEISMEFGQLHLPFYQVPEGHTVESYLRELCEKGLLDRYGAAPEESVRQRMEFELSVIEQMGYSAYFLIVWDFIDYARQNGVPVGPGRGSAAGSLVSYVLGITNLDPLKYDLLFERFLNPERVSMPDIDIDICYERRNKVIEYVVRKYGAERVAQIATFGTMAAKGAIRDVGRALAMSYGEVDRVAKLVPAELHMTIEKALSENQDLLEAYNNEPEVRRLIDTAKGLEGMPRHASTHAAGVVITKQPLTHYLPLYKSTDGPVTTQFAKEPVEELGLLKMDLLGLRTLTVIADAVAEVNKRAGSPLDIDKITLEDKNTFDLLSRGEGIGVFQLESSGMRAILRDLKPEVFEDIVALVALYRPGPLGSGMVDDFIKNKHGLQKVSYLHPILEPILKDTYGVILYQEQVMRISSDLAGFSLGEADLLRRAMGKKKPEVIAGLRSQFMEGAAKKDVDPEVAGKVFDLMEFFAGYGFNKSHSAAYALVSYQTAYLKANYPAEFMAALLTSVRDNSDKVAVYIEECRRMGIVVLPPDVNESRDGFTVVGDKIRFGLAAMKNVGLAAVYSIISMREQGGPFKNYADFCNRLDTRVVNRRVLESLIKGGAFDSLGHRRAQLMAVVDTGLSIAQQAQRDRNSGQMSLFEFLEEEEEYNLSFVLPDIAEYLYSEMLALEKESLGLYISGHPLAEYREVLRQNDTVNAGELPDFTEGETVALGGLIINYKQITTKKGDAMAFVNLEDLTGVVEVVIFPRIFKQYRQLLQPDRVVLVKGRVNQAGEEIKIIAEEVSSLVKTTQGDLYLQFIKRDMQTVKQVQLILQTYPGNNHVYLYFPQEKKLAKTSENYWVNLDSEVVKELEQVLGVSNVRIKQKAPAQEAVSL from the coding sequence TTGCCTTCTTTTGTTCATCTTCATGTGCATACTGAGTATAGCTTGCTGGACGGGGCGGCCCGGATTAAAGAAGTGGTGAAAAAGGCCAAATCCCTGGGCATGTCTGCTTTGGCCATAACTGACCACGGGGTTATGTTCGGGGTGGTGGACTTTTTTAAGGCCTGTAAAAAGGAAGGCATCAAGCCTATCCTGGGCTGTGAGGTTTATGTGGCGCCGCGCAGCAGGCATGATCGCACACCCAGAGTGGATGACAACCTCTACCACCTGGTATTGCTGGCTAAGAATGAAACAGGCTACAGAAATCTGCTCAACCTGGTTTCCATAAGTTTCACTGAAGGGTTCTATTACAAGCCAAGAGTGGATAAAGAAGTTCTGGCTATGTACAGTGAGGGATTGATTGCCTTGAGCGGTTGTATTGCCGGGGAAGTGGCCGAGTATATTTTAAAAGACTTGCCTGAGCAGGCTAGGGCTGCCGCTGCTGAATACCTGAAAATTTTTGGTGAGGACAATTACTACCTGGAAATCCAGGATCACAGTTTCCCCGAGCAGAAAAAAGCCAATCGGGAACTGGTAAAAATAAGCGAAGAGCTGAATATTCCGCTGGTGGCTACCAATGATGTGCATTATGTGGCTAAAGAAAACGCTGAAATGCAGGATGTATTGCTTTGCATCCAGACCGGTAAAACAGTGGATGACCCTAAAAGAATGAAATTCCAATCCCAGGAGTTTTACCTGAAAAGCCCGGAGGAAATGGCGGAGCTTTTTCCTGAGCTGCCGCAAGCGCTGCAAAATACAGTGTCAATAGCTGATAAGTGTGAGATAAGCATGGAGTTTGGCCAACTGCACCTGCCTTTTTACCAGGTGCCGGAGGGGCATACTGTGGAAAGCTATTTAAGGGAACTGTGCGAAAAAGGTTTGCTGGACAGGTACGGGGCGGCACCCGAGGAAAGTGTCAGGCAGAGAATGGAATTCGAGTTATCCGTTATCGAGCAAATGGGTTATTCGGCTTATTTTTTAATTGTCTGGGACTTCATAGATTATGCACGGCAAAACGGTGTTCCGGTGGGCCCTGGCCGCGGCTCGGCAGCCGGCAGCCTGGTATCCTATGTGTTGGGAATTACTAACCTGGATCCCTTAAAATATGACCTGCTGTTTGAAAGGTTTTTGAACCCGGAACGTGTCTCAATGCCGGATATTGATATAGATATATGTTATGAACGCCGGAATAAAGTAATTGAATATGTAGTGCGGAAATACGGGGCTGAACGGGTAGCCCAGATAGCCACTTTCGGTACCATGGCGGCTAAAGGAGCTATTCGTGATGTCGGGCGGGCTTTAGCCATGTCCTACGGTGAAGTGGACAGGGTAGCCAAGCTGGTGCCGGCCGAGCTGCATATGACCATTGAGAAGGCTTTAAGTGAGAACCAGGACTTGTTGGAAGCTTACAATAATGAACCGGAAGTGCGCAGGCTGATTGATACTGCCAAAGGCTTGGAAGGCATGCCCCGCCATGCCTCTACTCACGCAGCCGGCGTGGTAATTACCAAACAGCCTTTGACCCATTACCTGCCCTTGTATAAGTCCACGGACGGTCCGGTAACTACCCAGTTTGCCAAGGAACCGGTGGAAGAACTGGGGCTGTTAAAAATGGATCTTCTGGGATTGCGCACCCTGACTGTTATAGCCGATGCTGTGGCAGAGGTAAATAAAAGAGCCGGTTCCCCTCTGGATATTGACAAAATTACACTGGAAGATAAAAATACCTTTGATCTTTTATCCCGGGGTGAGGGTATTGGTGTGTTTCAGTTAGAAAGCAGTGGCATGAGAGCTATTCTGCGCGATTTAAAACCGGAGGTTTTTGAGGATATTGTGGCCCTGGTGGCCCTTTACCGGCCCGGTCCTTTGGGCAGCGGTATGGTTGACGATTTTATCAAAAACAAGCACGGGTTGCAAAAGGTTTCCTATTTGCATCCTATCCTGGAACCGATATTGAAAGACACTTATGGGGTTATCCTCTACCAGGAACAGGTAATGCGTATCTCCAGCGACCTGGCCGGTTTTAGTCTGGGTGAGGCGGATCTTTTGCGCCGGGCTATGGGCAAGAAAAAACCGGAGGTAATTGCCGGTCTGCGTTCTCAATTTATGGAGGGCGCGGCTAAAAAAGATGTGGACCCGGAAGTCGCCGGTAAAGTATTTGATTTGATGGAGTTTTTTGCCGGTTACGGCTTCAATAAGAGCCACAGCGCAGCTTATGCACTGGTTTCTTACCAGACTGCTTATTTAAAGGCCAATTACCCGGCAGAGTTTATGGCTGCTCTTTTAACCTCGGTTAGAGACAACTCTGACAAGGTAGCAGTCTATATTGAAGAGTGCAGGCGCATGGGCATAGTAGTTTTGCCGCCCGATGTCAATGAAAGCCGGGATGGTTTTACGGTAGTCGGCGATAAAATTCGTTTTGGCCTGGCGGCAATGAAAAATGTCGGGCTGGCAGCTGTCTATTCGATTATTTCCATGCGTGAGCAAGGCGGGCCGTTCAAAAATTATGCTGATTTTTGTAACCGTTTGGATACCAGAGTAGTTAACCGGAGAGTGCTGGAGAGTTTGATTAAAGGCGGGGCCTTTGATTCTTTGGGTCACAGGCGGGCCCAGCTTATGGCTGTGGTCGATACCGGCCTGAGCATTGCCCAACAGGCACAGCGGGATAGAAACAGCGGGCAAATGTCGCTTTTTGAATTTTTGGAAGAAGAGGAAGAATATAATTTGTCTTTTGTATTGCCTGATATTGCTGAGTATCTCTACAGTGAAATGCTGGCTCTGGAAAAAGAATCATTGGGACTGTATATCAGTGGGCATCCCCTGGCCGAATACCGTGAGGTATTACGCCAAAACGATACTGTTAATGCGGGGGAATTGCCGGATTTCACCGAAGGCGAGACAGTGGCGCTGGGCGGCTTAATTATAAATTACAAACAGATAACCACCAAAAAAGGCGATGCTATGGCCTTTGTCAATCTGGAGGATTTAACCGGGGTAGTTGAAGTGGTGATTTTTCCGCGTATCTTCAAACAATACCGGCAATTGCTGCAGCCTGACAGGGTCGTACTGGTTAAGGGCAGAGTAAACCAGGCCGGTGAGGAAATAAAAATAATTGCCGAGGAAGTATCCTCTTTAGTTAAAACGACACAGGGGGATTTATACCTGCAGTTTATTAAGCGGGATATGCAGACAGTTAAACAGGTGCAGCTTATATTGCAAACTTATCCGGGTAATAATCATGTATACTTATATTTTCCGCAGGAGAAAAAATTAGCGAAAACCTCGGAAAACTATTGGGTTAATTTGGACAGTGAAGTGGTCAAAGAACTGGAGCAGGTACTTGGGGTTTCTAACGTCAGGATAAAGCAAAAAGCCCCGGCTCAAGAAGCAGTTTCTTTATAA
- the mtrB gene encoding trp RNA-binding attenuation protein MtrB, with protein MPDGKNHEEYVVIKAKENGVTIIGLTRGKDTKFHHSEKLDKGEVMIAQFTEHTSAIKIRGRAEILTKHGKMHTDE; from the coding sequence GTGCCGGATGGTAAAAACCATGAGGAATATGTAGTAATCAAGGCCAAGGAAAACGGGGTAACCATTATCGGTTTAACCAGGGGTAAGGATACTAAATTTCATCATTCTGAGAAACTTGATAAGGGCGAGGTAATGATTGCCCAGTTTACAGAACATACCTCGGCTATAAAAATAAGAGGCCGGGCGGAAATATTAACAAAACATGGCAAGATGCACACAGATGAGTAG
- the accD gene encoding acetyl-CoA carboxylase, carboxyltransferase subunit beta codes for MVLDIFRKQKYVTLHPETKREIPEGLWVKCDRCGEILYNKELDKNFKVCEKCGFHFRLSSRERLQMTIDENSFNEFDSELISVNPLGIADYSEKLVVAREKTELNEAIVTGEGAIEGQRVVLAIMDARFIMGSMGAVVGEKFTRAVETAIEKGLPFLAFTASGGARMQEGLLSLMQMAKTTAALAKLDLSGGLYISVMTDPTTGGVSASFASAADIIVAEPGALIGFAGPRVIEQTIRQKLPEGFQRAEFVRQHGFVDKIVSRQQMKSFLAKLLRLHRQEEK; via the coding sequence TTGGTTTTAGATATTTTCCGCAAGCAAAAATATGTTACCTTACATCCTGAAACTAAACGGGAAATTCCCGAAGGACTTTGGGTTAAATGTGATCGCTGTGGGGAAATACTGTACAATAAAGAGCTTGATAAGAATTTCAAGGTATGTGAGAAATGCGGATTTCATTTTCGCCTTTCCTCCAGAGAACGGTTGCAGATGACCATAGATGAAAACAGTTTTAATGAATTTGACAGCGAACTTATCTCGGTGAATCCTCTGGGTATTGCTGATTATAGTGAGAAGCTGGTTGTTGCCAGAGAAAAAACAGAATTAAACGAAGCAATTGTTACCGGTGAAGGTGCCATTGAGGGTCAAAGAGTTGTCCTGGCTATTATGGACGCCCGTTTTATTATGGGTAGTATGGGTGCTGTGGTAGGTGAGAAGTTCACGCGAGCCGTGGAAACCGCCATAGAAAAAGGATTGCCTTTTCTGGCTTTTACCGCTTCCGGCGGTGCGCGCATGCAGGAAGGGTTATTGTCACTGATGCAGATGGCCAAGACCACTGCAGCTTTAGCAAAGTTAGATCTTTCCGGCGGCTTGTATATTTCTGTTATGACTGATCCGACTACCGGTGGTGTAAGTGCCAGTTTTGCCTCTGCAGCCGATATCATTGTTGCTGAGCCGGGAGCTTTAATTGGTTTTGCCGGGCCCAGGGTTATTGAGCAGACTATACGTCAAAAGCTTCCTGAAGGGTTTCAGAGAGCCGAATTTGTCCGTCAACATGGTTTTGTTGATAAGATTGTCAGCCGGCAGCAGATGAAATCTTTTTTAGCTAAATTGCTTAGGCTGCACCGGCAGGAGGAGAAATAA
- a CDS encoding acetyl-CoA carboxylase carboxyltransferase subunit alpha encodes MPGTVLEFEKPILELVEKISELKNFSSQTGIDLVSEIDILDKKARELKKSIYGNLTPWQTVLLARHPNRPNALEYINMIIDDYIELHGDRCYGDDPAITGGIGYFCGYPVTAVGILKGRETKENLARNFGMPHPEGYRKAMRLIRQAEKFGRPVICFIDTPGAYCGMGAEERGQSEAIASSLVLLSKIKVPVVSIVIGEGGSGGALALAAGDRILMQQHAVFSIISPESYAIILWKESSRAKDAAEIMKITARDVYELGIADEIIAEPLGGAHSAGEEAAALLKEAVSRHLQHLRELPAEELLSARFSKIRKIGSAAIGQQPNIN; translated from the coding sequence ATGCCCGGCACTGTTTTAGAATTTGAAAAGCCTATACTGGAACTGGTGGAAAAGATCTCTGAATTAAAGAATTTCAGCAGCCAGACCGGTATTGATTTAGTATCAGAAATAGATATTCTGGATAAAAAGGCACGGGAACTGAAGAAGTCCATATACGGCAATCTTACGCCCTGGCAAACGGTTTTGCTGGCACGCCACCCGAACCGGCCTAATGCTTTGGAATATATAAATATGATTATAGATGACTATATCGAACTGCACGGTGACCGCTGTTACGGAGACGACCCGGCAATCACAGGTGGCATCGGCTACTTCTGCGGTTACCCTGTTACTGCCGTAGGTATTTTAAAAGGTCGGGAAACCAAGGAGAATTTGGCCAGAAATTTTGGCATGCCTCACCCGGAAGGTTACCGGAAGGCAATGCGCTTAATCCGGCAGGCAGAAAAATTCGGCCGCCCGGTTATCTGTTTTATTGATACTCCCGGTGCCTATTGCGGCATGGGAGCGGAGGAAAGGGGACAGTCCGAAGCCATAGCCAGCAGCCTGGTATTGCTGTCGAAGATTAAAGTGCCGGTTGTGAGCATAGTTATCGGAGAGGGCGGCAGCGGCGGGGCTCTGGCTTTAGCCGCCGGGGATCGAATATTAATGCAGCAGCATGCCGTATTTTCCATTATCTCACCGGAAAGCTACGCTATAATTCTCTGGAAGGAATCTTCACGTGCTAAAGATGCGGCTGAAATAATGAAAATAACCGCACGGGATGTTTATGAACTGGGTATTGCCGATGAAATTATTGCAGAACCGCTTGGCGGTGCGCACAGCGCCGGAGAGGAAGCGGCTGCTTTGCTCAAAGAAGCTGTATCCCGGCACTTGCAGCATTTGCGCGAATTGCCGGCAGAAGAACTGCTCTCCGCCAGGTTTAGCAAAATACGCAAAATTGGTTCTGCGGCAATAGGGCAGCAACCAAATATTAACTGA
- the pfkA gene encoding 6-phosphofructokinase has product MQRIAVLTSGGDSSGMNPAIRAVTRKAIYHGIEVIGIKRGYTGFIEGEMSLLNLGSVADIIQRGGTMLFSARSEEFRTPEGRKKAFENVERFGIQGLIVIGGDGSFRGARQFHKEFGLPIIGVPGTIDNDIVGTDYSIGFDTAINTVVDAINKIRDTATSHERTFIVEVMGRDTGFIALTAGLAAGAESILIPEKPFSINDICHKLMQGHKRGKLHSIILVAEGASDSFDVASQIKEKTGFDTKVIILGHLQRGGAPTAYERVIGSCMGAKAVELLRNGEVLKMVGMQAGKIVALDIEDSALKKKPIDMDMYDLANILSI; this is encoded by the coding sequence TTGCAAAGAATAGCAGTATTAACCAGCGGGGGCGATTCATCCGGCATGAACCCGGCTATCCGGGCAGTAACAAGGAAAGCAATTTATCATGGGATAGAGGTTATCGGCATCAAACGTGGTTATACAGGTTTTATTGAGGGGGAGATGTCACTTTTAAACCTGGGCTCGGTAGCAGACATCATACAGAGAGGCGGAACAATGTTATTTTCAGCCAGATCGGAAGAATTCCGGACACCTGAAGGACGAAAAAAGGCTTTTGAAAATGTTGAGAGATTTGGCATCCAGGGCCTAATCGTTATTGGCGGTGACGGCTCCTTTCGTGGTGCAAGGCAATTTCATAAGGAATTCGGTTTGCCTATCATTGGTGTGCCGGGAACAATTGATAACGACATAGTTGGCACTGACTACTCAATAGGTTTTGACACGGCTATAAATACAGTTGTAGATGCAATAAACAAGATCAGGGATACTGCCACCTCGCACGAGCGCACTTTTATAGTTGAAGTTATGGGCAGGGATACGGGTTTTATAGCACTTACTGCCGGTCTGGCGGCAGGTGCCGAATCAATACTGATCCCGGAAAAGCCTTTTTCCATAAATGACATCTGTCACAAACTGATGCAGGGTCATAAAAGAGGTAAGCTGCATAGTATTATACTGGTAGCGGAAGGTGCTTCCGACAGTTTTGATGTAGCCAGCCAGATTAAAGAAAAAACAGGTTTTGACACTAAAGTAATTATTTTGGGACACCTGCAAAGAGGCGGGGCACCGACTGCTTATGAAAGGGTAATAGGCAGCTGTATGGGAGCAAAGGCAGTGGAATTGTTAAGAAACGGTGAGGTTCTTAAGATGGTCGGCATGCAGGCCGGCAAGATTGTGGCCCTGGATATAGAAGATTCAGCCTTGAAAAAGAAACCCATAGATATGGATATGTATGATTTGGCAAACATTTTATCAATTTAA